A window of Thunnus thynnus chromosome 17, fThuThy2.1, whole genome shotgun sequence contains these coding sequences:
- the LOC137200787 gene encoding palmdelphin-like isoform X2, whose protein sequence is MSFRDQWLSEAAPAPVLPSLISFRPCTPLQDEEDEYTAAEQTIIETMPEYGDEEVADDEKEEQDSQEESEKSGDFTAAARTYNYQAGADEDVQVKEEAEDHFSLHMAQNIFHDSGHDGRSVLGMLAVQVERDPKTGASVVRSVAPVSSPADAPMAATVFDDGRKSIHAIGGSGGKPSTEELGQILSVIDGVGMKVILDEVTVTPNKAETNMEDIEADRAPEGKIMSFSTHHAVSDESSTQLDSSGSHDFEAELGIEDCAVRAGKEDKKEDACMMVVGDMAAVSVGKEDKKEDACLMVFGDMAAVSAGKEDKKEDGCLMVVGDMAGKVDKIEDQRLEEGPVTLVFLGYTDDTTSESVCLGQEEHEGMLTAERVIITEEGEEIAIEPQATQATLDNVADQEERKESKEEAFQDVPLDGNGAEVKVHGDKGDNGLHNSSPPSIAEVEGTPKRKTCQCCSVM, encoded by the exons ATGTCCTTCAGGGACCAGTGGCTTAGTGAAGCAGCCCCAGCTCCTGTCCTTCCTTCACTTATCAGCTTCAGGCCCTGTACTCCATTGCAGGATGAAGAGGACGAGTACACAGCTGC ggAACAAACCATAATTGAAACCATGCCTGAATACGGGGATGAAGAGGTAGCAGATGACGAGAAAGAGGAACAAGATTCCCaagaagaaagtgaaaaatCTGGTGACTTTACAGCCGCAGCCAGAACATACAACTATCAG GCTGGAGCTGACGAGGACGTACAAG tgaaAGAAGAGGCTGAGGATCACTTCTCCCTACATATGgcacaaaacatatttcatgacAGTGGGCACGATGGCCGATCAG TCCTGGGAATGTTGGCAGTTCAGGTAGAGAGAGACCCCAAGACAGGTGCCTCCGTCGTCAGATCAGTGGCCCCCGTGTCCTCGCCAGCTGATGCTCCAATGGCTGCCACTGTCTTCGATGATGGCAGGAAGAGTATCCACGCTATCGGTGGGTCAGGAGGTAAACCCTCGACCGAAGAGCTTGGCCAGATCTTGAGCGTCATCGATGGGGTCGGGATGAAAGTGATACTGGATGAGGTCACAGTCACGCCAAACAAGGCAGAGACAAATATGGAGGATATAGAAGCCGACAGAGCTCCAGAGGGTAAAATCATGTCTTTTTCCACCCATCATGCAGTGTCAGATGAGAGCAGTACGCAGTTAGACAGCTCCGGAAGCCACGACTTTGAGGCTGAACTGGGGATAGAGGACTGTGCTGTAAGAGCGGGGAAGGAGGATAAAAAAGAGGACGCATGCATGATGGTGGTTGGAGACATGGCAGCTGTAAGTGTGGGGAAGGAGGATAAAAAAGAGGATGCATGCTTGATGGTTTTTGGAGACATGGCAGCTGTAAGTGCGGGGAAGGAGGATAAAAAAGAGGACGGATGCCTGATGGTGGTTGGAGACATGGCAGGAAAAGTAGATAAGATAGAGGATCAACGTTTGGAGGAAGGCCCAGTCACCCTCGTTTTCCTGGGATACACTGATGATACAACTagtgaaagtgtgtgtctgGGACAAGAGGAACATGAAGGCATGCTCACTGCGGAACGAGTGATCATCActgaagaaggagaagaaattGCCATAGAACCTCAGGCAACTCAGGCAACATTAGATAATGTAGCAGAtcaagaggaaaggaaagagtCCAAAGAGGAAGCATTTCAGGACGTTCCCCTGGATGGAAATGGAGCTGAAGTTAAAGTCCATGGAGATAAAGGTGATAATGGGCTGCATAATTCATCTCCACCCAGTATTGCCGAGGTAGAAGGCACTCCCAAACGTAAGACCTGTCAGTGTTGCTCTGTCATGTAA
- the LOC137200787 gene encoding paralemmin-1-like isoform X1, producing the protein MDEAEKYQQRLQGIAERRRQQEEEEKLRRKTDEERLKTAQKKRMSFRDQWLSEAAPAPVLPSLISFRPCTPLQDEEDEYTAAEQTIIETMPEYGDEEVADDEKEEQDSQEESEKSGDFTAAARTYNYQAGADEDVQVKEEAEDHFSLHMAQNIFHDSGHDGRSVLGMLAVQVERDPKTGASVVRSVAPVSSPADAPMAATVFDDGRKSIHAIGGSGGKPSTEELGQILSVIDGVGMKVILDEVTVTPNKAETNMEDIEADRAPEGKIMSFSTHHAVSDESSTQLDSSGSHDFEAELGIEDCAVRAGKEDKKEDACMMVVGDMAAVSVGKEDKKEDACLMVFGDMAAVSAGKEDKKEDGCLMVVGDMAGKVDKIEDQRLEEGPVTLVFLGYTDDTTSESVCLGQEEHEGMLTAERVIITEEGEEIAIEPQATQATLDNVADQEERKESKEEAFQDVPLDGNGAEVKVHGDKGDNGLHNSSPPSIAEVEGTPKRKTCQCCSVM; encoded by the exons TCCAAGGCATAGCG GAGAGGCGTCGccagcaagaagaagaagagaagctgAGGAGGAAGACAGACGAGGAGCGGTTGAAGACAGCCCAGAAAAAG AGGATGTCCTTCAGGGACCAGTGGCTTAGTGAAGCAGCCCCAGCTCCTGTCCTTCCTTCACTTATCAGCTTCAGGCCCTGTACTCCATTGCAGGATGAAGAGGACGAGTACACAGCTGC ggAACAAACCATAATTGAAACCATGCCTGAATACGGGGATGAAGAGGTAGCAGATGACGAGAAAGAGGAACAAGATTCCCaagaagaaagtgaaaaatCTGGTGACTTTACAGCCGCAGCCAGAACATACAACTATCAG GCTGGAGCTGACGAGGACGTACAAG tgaaAGAAGAGGCTGAGGATCACTTCTCCCTACATATGgcacaaaacatatttcatgacAGTGGGCACGATGGCCGATCAG TCCTGGGAATGTTGGCAGTTCAGGTAGAGAGAGACCCCAAGACAGGTGCCTCCGTCGTCAGATCAGTGGCCCCCGTGTCCTCGCCAGCTGATGCTCCAATGGCTGCCACTGTCTTCGATGATGGCAGGAAGAGTATCCACGCTATCGGTGGGTCAGGAGGTAAACCCTCGACCGAAGAGCTTGGCCAGATCTTGAGCGTCATCGATGGGGTCGGGATGAAAGTGATACTGGATGAGGTCACAGTCACGCCAAACAAGGCAGAGACAAATATGGAGGATATAGAAGCCGACAGAGCTCCAGAGGGTAAAATCATGTCTTTTTCCACCCATCATGCAGTGTCAGATGAGAGCAGTACGCAGTTAGACAGCTCCGGAAGCCACGACTTTGAGGCTGAACTGGGGATAGAGGACTGTGCTGTAAGAGCGGGGAAGGAGGATAAAAAAGAGGACGCATGCATGATGGTGGTTGGAGACATGGCAGCTGTAAGTGTGGGGAAGGAGGATAAAAAAGAGGATGCATGCTTGATGGTTTTTGGAGACATGGCAGCTGTAAGTGCGGGGAAGGAGGATAAAAAAGAGGACGGATGCCTGATGGTGGTTGGAGACATGGCAGGAAAAGTAGATAAGATAGAGGATCAACGTTTGGAGGAAGGCCCAGTCACCCTCGTTTTCCTGGGATACACTGATGATACAACTagtgaaagtgtgtgtctgGGACAAGAGGAACATGAAGGCATGCTCACTGCGGAACGAGTGATCATCActgaagaaggagaagaaattGCCATAGAACCTCAGGCAACTCAGGCAACATTAGATAATGTAGCAGAtcaagaggaaaggaaagagtCCAAAGAGGAAGCATTTCAGGACGTTCCCCTGGATGGAAATGGAGCTGAAGTTAAAGTCCATGGAGATAAAGGTGATAATGGGCTGCATAATTCATCTCCACCCAGTATTGCCGAGGTAGAAGGCACTCCCAAACGTAAGACCTGTCAGTGTTGCTCTGTCATGTAA